A single region of the Pogoniulus pusillus isolate bPogPus1 chromosome Z, bPogPus1.pri, whole genome shotgun sequence genome encodes:
- the LOC135173300 gene encoding tetraspanin-3-like, which produces MNRVGALVSLWCYEDSWLRTFAKYLLKFLGYVSCCSAAALAFGGVSVSVMYRNYRYLFQKTFLCLPGWLTIGAAIILLPTGLLAISISAKTSRYKQGLLMYLLLVLLCLEMSSAVLAQLYSLQAPSELKSTMGYLIYQYNRSPSKDPGVRVVDMVQRRLQCCGVQNYTDWLKTTVPSWYILAGSAHVPESCCKETYSDCMGDLSHLDQIFQEGCLKKLEDWIQFLMLYVFWYCVVLSILGLLIFAINGLLMRQQPLPDLRFLESSSYTFTEAFRYH; this is translated from the coding sequence ATGAACAGAGTGGGAGCTCTGGTGTCTTTGTGGTGCTATGAAGACTCCTGGCTCAGGACCTTTGCTAAGTATCTGCTGAAGTTCCTAGGATatgtctcctgctgctctgctgcagctctggcctTCGGTGGAGTTTCTGTGTCGGTGATGTATAGGAACTACAGATACTTATTTCAGAAGACCTTCTTGTGTCTCCCTGGCTGGTTGACCATAGGAGCTGCAATTATCTTACTACCTACTGGACTTTTGGCTATCTCTATATCTGCTAAGACCTCACGCTACAAACAAGGGCTTCTCATGTATTTGCTGTTGGTTCTTCTTTGCTTAGAAATGTCCTCAGCAGTTCTGGCACAGTTATACTCTCTTCAGGCACCCTCTGAACTGAAAAGCACTATGGGTTACCTTATCTATCAATACAACAGGAGTCCTTCCAAGGATCCTGGTGTCAGAGTTGTGGATATGGTACAAAGGAGACTGCAGTGTTGTGGAGTCCAAAACTACACAGACTGGCTGAAGACAACAGTTCCTTCTTGGTATATTCTAGCTGGAAGTGCACATGTGCCTGAAAGCTGCTGTAAGGAGACATATTCTGACTGCATGGGTGACTTGAGTCATTTGGATCAGATTTTTCAAGAAGGCTGTCTAAAGAAGCTGGAAGACTGGATTCAGTTTCTCATGCTTTATGTTTTTTGGTACTGTGTGGTGCTCAGCATCTTAGGGCTGCTGATTTTTGCCATCAATGGCCTCCTCATGAGACAGCAACCTCTCCCCGATCTCAGATTTCTGGAGTCATCTTCATACACCTTCACGGAGGCCTTCAGATATCACTAG